One Owenweeksia hongkongensis DSM 17368 genomic region harbors:
- a CDS encoding DUF4435 domain-containing protein gives MLLEDYNDVDVYVEDTGVGFKKIFVELLNKAFKNKYEIQHIFPLGSRDVVIEECRANQLSDGRKKVFIVDGDLYILRGEATEKLKGLFVLPRYSIENFLLDEKAITEVLYEEDPEITKEELTKKLDFKRWVSLNEELLVNLFTTYAVVHKLTPETLTVGYKVNRLTKDGNGVVCPVKTQKRIDQLYTNTTGQIEKNIYTSEWEKISSRISSEDNKLLKYVSGKDYLIPLIKSRCKSFMKLSASNTNLFIRLAIKSDVKDLDTVINYVIE, from the coding sequence GTGCTACTGGAAGATTACAATGATGTTGATGTATATGTTGAAGATACAGGTGTCGGATTCAAAAAAATTTTCGTTGAACTTCTCAACAAAGCCTTCAAAAATAAATATGAAATCCAGCATATTTTTCCTTTAGGCTCAAGAGATGTTGTTATTGAAGAATGTAGAGCTAATCAGTTATCAGATGGACGAAAAAAGGTGTTCATTGTTGATGGTGACTTATATATTCTCAGAGGTGAGGCAACTGAAAAATTAAAAGGATTGTTTGTTTTGCCGCGCTATTCAATAGAAAACTTTCTTTTGGATGAAAAAGCAATTACCGAAGTCCTATATGAAGAAGATCCCGAAATAACAAAGGAAGAATTGACTAAGAAACTGGATTTTAAAAGATGGGTCAGTTTAAATGAGGAATTGCTAGTTAATCTATTTACTACCTATGCTGTTGTTCATAAACTTACTCCAGAAACACTCACTGTTGGTTATAAGGTGAACCGCCTAACGAAAGACGGCAACGGTGTAGTTTGTCCTGTTAAAACACAAAAAAGAATTGACCAATTATACACCAATACCACAGGTCAAATTGAAAAAAATATCTACACCTCTGAGTGGGAAAAAATCAGTTCCCGTATTTCTTCTGAGGATAATAAATTGCTTAAATATGTTTCTGGTAAAGATTATTTAATCCCTTTAATCAAATCAAGATGTAAATCATTTATGAAACTTAGCGCTAGCAATACAAATCTGTTTATTCGGCTTGCAATAAAATCTGACGTGAAAGATCTTGATACCGTAATTAATTATGTAATTGAGTAA